In the Oryza glaberrima chromosome 6, OglaRS2, whole genome shotgun sequence genome, one interval contains:
- the LOC127777888 gene encoding uncharacterized protein LOC127777888: protein MRRRHREQLPPGADRERLLAEEVLYLHSLWRRAAPAPIPPRGSGSVATLRRVDRRRRRRLERRAQEQQREESGPEWPLAPSPPASPTTWHDNKAASSPAQRPPQQKQPSPGSLSQRAALRAAEEFFSNRGSDDDDEVVEEEGSESEGEEAAGFFMGLFERDAALRGHYERGWEGGEFVCMACVGRKGKARRFAGCVGLVQHARAATRCGRPRAHRAFAAAICRVLGWDIDRMPSVVIDPRGTLGQALAAAEAAAAVAAQENNVDAVEKTISSEDQVAEKEDVETGKNDGSLSDVDAMKENSNVGKNSSSINDNNGDVHEKGNGGAYEKDIICCIHVN, encoded by the exons atgcggcggcgccaccgcgagCAGCTGCCTCCCGGGGCCGACCGCGAACGCCTCCTCGCCGAGGAGGTCCTCTACCTCCACTCCCtctggcgccgcgccgcccccgctCCCATCCCTCCTCGTGGCTCCGGTTCCGTCGCCACCCTCCGCCGCGTCGACCGCCGGAGGCGCAGGAGGCTCGAGCGCCGCGCCCAGGAGCAGCAGCGGGAGGAATCCGGCCCGGAGTGGCCCCTCGCGCCGTCTCCGCCCGCCTCCCCGACAACCTGGCACGACAACaaggccgcctcctcccccgcgcaGCGCCCGCCGCAGCAGAAGCAGCCTTCGCCTGGATCGCTCTCGCAGCGAGccgcgctccgcgccgccgaggagTTCTTCTCCAACCGCGGgtcggacgacgacgacgaggtggtggaggaggaagggtcTGAATCggagggcgaggaggcggcggggttcTTCATGGGGCTGTTCGAGCGGGACGCGGCGCTGCGGGGGCACTACGAGCGggggtgggagggaggggagttCGTGTGCATGGCGTGcgtggggaggaaggggaaggccAGGAGGTTCGCCGGCTGCGTCGGCCTCGTCCAGcacgcccgcgccgccacccgctGCGGGAGGCCCCGGGCGCAccgcgccttcgccgccgccatctgccGCGTGCTCGGCTGGGACATCGACAGGATGCCCAGCGTCGTCATCGACCCCCGCGGCACGCTCGGCCAggcactcgccgccgccgaggccgctgccgccgtcgctgcccaaGAG AACAATGTTGATGCTGTTGAGAAGACGATCTCTTCTGAAGATCAGGTTGCAGAGAAG GAAGATGTTGAGACTGGAAAAAATGACGGATCTTTGAGTGATGTGGATGCGATGAAG GAAAATTCCAATGTGGGGAAGAACAGCTCttcaattaatgacaataatGGAGATGTTCATGAGAAAGGGAATGGTGGAGCTTATGAAAAG GACATAATCTGCTGCATACACGTGAACTGA